A segment of the Xenopus tropicalis strain Nigerian chromosome 6, UCB_Xtro_10.0, whole genome shotgun sequence genome:
TCACCACATGTGTTCCTGGATTTATTGGAATTTGGTATATTAGATTTGGAACATCATGTATAGATTTTGCTCTCCCCCTGATTAGCATTTCATTCTTTAATTTGAGCATTTACTGCAGTATAAAGAAACGAGGCAGAAAGAAAAGGCAGAAATCAATGTTACAGAATTCCAAAGGAAAGGAAAATGATGGAAATCTACACATCATTTCAACAAATAGTGTTCTGTTTTCTGCACAACTACATGTAATGGAAAACTTTGGAACAGAGAAAAGACTTGCAGTGTCTCTCAGGCATTGCTTTCCCTATAGGAAGCCGTCCTCCTTTACCCACAATGAGGCTACACTGCAGCACAGAAACAATTCCCAGGTTAATCTTTCCCGGgatgaaaaaattgccagatctCTTTCAATCTTGGTTTGTACCTTTGGCATTTGCTGGGCTCCCTACACATTTCTTGCCAGTATCCGTGTTGCTTGCAGTGGTAATTACATTGAATCCTACTGGTATGAGATCACCTTATGGATGCTATATATGAATTCAGCAATTAATCCTATCCTTTATCCTTTGTGCcataaaaattatagaaaagcttTCACTCTAGtagtaaaaaaaatcaagacaTTTCTGTAGAATAAGAGTGGCAGTCTGTCTTAAAGGCATCCAGTTATGGACTGAATAATCAGGTCAAATCATATATATTTAACTTGCTTAGGACAGAATGGTACTCCAGTGTATGAGTGCAGCTAAACAGGCCTTGGAGAAGATGTTTTGGCTTGGAGTGGGCTAGGTGCCAACAGTGCCAGCTCATTATGGCTCCAATGGCCAACTCGGAGCGCACAAAGGCACATTTAAAGATATTAAGAAGAAAGCTTGGTGCTCTATGACAGCTGAGCTTGCCTCATATAAAAATGTGTgtgcactgctggacaccaaaaTAGAGAATAAACACAATGACCCGTAGAACCAGTGAACCCAATGAAATTATCTTATTTTAATAACAACCCATAAACCTGCAAACCAGACTCACTGTACAACAGCTTATAAAGAAGATTAGAAGAGAAGAGCATCTTCCAGAGGAATATAAAGATAAAAGGGGCTATACAAGTGGCCCCAGGGCTACTTTAACTTGCAGTAGTGGCAAGTAGTGAGGATTGAGAGTTAGTTGGAGTGACTAATGGGGGTCCTGACTTGGGTGTATTTAAGTTTTGCCCTTGCACTGCACTGTGCTTTGAAATGGAGTGCACAGACCAGCAGCAATTCTTTAAAGCAGGAAGGCAGTGTCTTCCTGTAATCATCCCTCATAATAAAAAGGAAGTACTTGTAGAAGATCAGAGAATTCTTTCCCCtgcttttctgtctgtgacatcatccagcccagttacagaCTGGAGTGAAACCCAATTGGCTCTTCTGGGAGAAAGGAAGTGCCTGGCTTTGGAGCCGGGGTGGGGCCAGTAAGTTATAAAGTGAGCCCCTCCCGTACTGCCAGCCAGAGAGAATCAGAGCTGGAGTGAGTAACCAGCCACTTGTGCTCTGCTTTGCATCGAGCGCCAGACTATAAAGAGAGAGGTCTGCTTAGTTGCTGGTGACTGCCTTTACCTCCGTGTGAGTCTCCTGGTTGTCCTGTGTAAGGACAGGTGTTCCTCAAGttcctgctatgtgggagcaactgcctatccaaagggagaggtactttggggcaggtagccaGAGACTGAACTTTGCCTGAGACTGAACTGGGTAAGAGTATTTccaccaggagtggagtgtggaactgtgtcctgggagagactgagccagaAGTTGGTTCAAACCACACGGGTTTCCTAGAGCAGGGTATTATTGTTTGCATTTTACAGTTATTGCAATTTTTGaaactgttatataaagtttatctttgctacaaaactgtgtgtgattattttccaaGTGGAATCCCCCTgtggtgtgctcctcagtgtccactaggtggaggcactgtgctaaaatcccagttccccagTATCTTTCACATATAATGCAAACAGAATTCAAGTTCTTCTGAACTAAGCACAGGCCAGAGAAGCGAGTGTAATCCAACTTCTGCAGaattgtgccaagaaagggttacatactgTTTGATATGATCTGTCTTTCAGAAAACCATGCTGATTACTACTTACAGTGCAATTTGCAAGGACATGATCTTAAATTTCCCAGCTACAAATGTCAAACCAAGGCCCCTATAACTGCCAGTTCGAAATCGtaaactatttttaaatattgaaacAGCATCAGCTTTCCCTCAAGCCACTGgcaccataccagatgaaagagagtctgagaaaaaaagaaataatggccCAGCAAAACCTGAACTGTTCCCTGAGTACTTAGCGGTATATTGTCAGGCTCCAGTTTAAGTATTTACAATGTGTTTGGACCAAATCTCCAATGGGAGCCAttatacactgttttttttttgtgctgtgaTCCTATTGGTGCTTAGACTGCCATCAATGTATTGCTTTTAGAACTTCTGCAGAACCTGTGCAGAAGTCCTGCCTACCATGGACAATCAGACGCAGAACAAATTCTATAGTCTATTAGCAAAACGAAAACAGAGTCTCATTCTATGGATACAAAGTTCTCTCTAGGCTCTAGCTTGATATCATAGTGCAGTATACGTACTGTATACTGAGCCTTTGGACTACAATGATTGCAGTGCATTGTTATTTTCAGGTGCATTTCAAACAGCAATAAGTTTAATCATAAATATTGGGCCTCATttcaatatatttatgttttgcacCTTGCAGCACAGTGCAGCACTATGAAGTCATgtcttactgcctgccatagggcaggAAATAGAAGAAGAACGTTGCATTTTGTGCTTGCCTTTTATGAGGACATGAGCAGGAACCTTGaatctgggatggcagtggatgttatCTACACAcgaaaaataaaagataaaattgagggatattggtctggaacataatatttgtaattggatagagaactgactgaaagATAGATTATAAAATGTGGtagtaaa
Coding sequences within it:
- the LOC116411747 gene encoding histamine H3 receptor-like; translation: MNFNATAGNFSIIRVNAGLEMQLSKGIAILITVLTSCLISLTVLGNIFVILAFIVDKRLRNQTEFVLLNLAVCDFLIGAFTSPMYLQYFLTGKWMFGRFLCKLWLTVDYTVCTASVFNIVLISYDRFLSVTKAVLYRSLQNKRSHTVVSIASVWVFSFLLYGPVILSWKNDVIDSSDPVTTCVPGFIGIWYIRFGTSCIDFALPLISISFFNLSIYCSIKKRGRKKRQKSMLQNSKGKENDGNLHIISTNSVLFSAQLHVMENFGTEKRLAVSLRHCFPYRKPSSFTHNEATLQHRNNSQVNLSRDEKIARSLSILVCTFGICWAPYTFLASIRVACSASAFPQATGTIPDERESEKKRNNGPAKPELFPEYLAVYCQAPV